A genomic segment from Ciconia boyciana chromosome 5, ASM3463844v1, whole genome shotgun sequence encodes:
- the LOXL3 gene encoding lysyl oxidase homolog 3 isoform X1, whose translation MGSCGTWAWQELLVLLSSVWLWVGSAQPTPPGPTHTPGPQLKFRLAGYPRKHNEGRVEVFYNDEWGTICDDDFTLANAHVLCRHLGFVAATGWAHSAKYGKGVGRIWLDNVNCAGGEKSIGDCKHRGWGNSDCSHEEDAGVICKDERIPGFKDSNVIETEQNHVEEVRLRPVVSGARRQLPVTEGIVEVRYKDGWAQICDEGWDSQNSRVVCGMMGFPAEKKVNRNFYKLASKSQPKQKRREDVGSKKRLFTERQQLNYRLHSVSCTGTEVHLSMCTFEFYQGNASAACGAGMPAVVSCVPGPLFATGSAHKKKQRQQQQGQPRIRLKGGAKVGEGRVEVLKSSEWGTICDDRWNLLSASVVCRELGFGSAKEALTGARMGQGMGPIHMNEVQCLGTEKSLWSCPFKNITQEDCKHTEDAAVRCNIPYMGYENLIRLSGGRSRFEGRVEVAVGAGDGDQHRWGLVCGEGWGTLEAMVACRQLGLGFANHGLQIRLASGRTVFEGRVEVKRGSKWGTVCSDGWTTKEAMVACRQLGLGYSLHAVTETWYWDTSNVTEMVLSGVKCAGHEMSLSHCQHHGTSLNCRNTGTRFAAGVICSETASDLLLHAPLVQETAYIEDRPLHMLYCAAEENCLSSSARLANWPYGHRRLLRFSSQIHNNGRADFRPKAGRHSWVWHECHRHYHSMDIFTHYDILTPNGTKVAEGHKASFCLEDTECEEDVAKRYECANFGEQGITVGCWDLYRHDIDCQWIDITDVKPGNYILQVVINPNFEVAESDFTNNAMKCNCKYDGHRIWVHSCHIGDALSEEANKRFEQYPGQLNNQIS comes from the exons ATGGGAAGCTGCGGCACGTGGGcatggcaggagctgctggtgctgctgagcagcgTGTGGCTGTGGGTGGGCAGCGCCCAGCCCACCCCCCCGGgccccacacacacccccggACCCCAGCTGAAGTTTCGCCTGGCTGGCTACCCACGCAAGCACAACGAGGGCCGTGTCGAGGTCTTCTACAATGATGAGTGGGGCACCATCTGTGACGACGACTTCACGCTGGCCAACGCGCATGTGCTGTGCCGGCACCTCGGCTTTGTGGCTGCCACTGGCTGGGCCCACAGCGCCAAGTACGGCAAAGGCGTCG GGCGGATCTGGCTGGACAATGTGAATTGTGCCGGAGGTGAGAAGAGCATTGGAGACTGCAAACACCGGGGCTGGGGCAACAGCGACTGCAGCCATGAGGAAGACGCGGGTGTCATCTGCAAGGACGAGCGCATCCCAGGCTTCAAGGACTCCAACGTCATCGAG ACCGAGCAGAACCACGTGGAGGAGGTCCGCCTGCGGCCGGTGGTGTCCGGGGCCCGGAGGCAGCTGCCGGTGACAGAAGGCATCGTGGAGGTGCGCTACAAGGATGGCTGGGCACAGATCTGCGACGAGGGCTGGGACAGCCAGAACAGCCGTGTCGTCTGCGGCATGATGGGCTTCCCTGCTGAGAAGAAGGTGAACAGGAACTTCTACAA gctgGCCTCCAAATCTCAGCCTAAACAAAAGCGCAGAGAGGACGTAGGGTCCAAGAAGAG GCTCTTCACGGAGCGGCAGCAGCTCAACTACCGCCTGCACTCTGTGTCCTGCACGGGGACGGAGGTGCACCTCTCCATGTGCACCTTTGAGTTCTACCAAGGCAACGCCTCGGCCGCCTGCGGGGCCGGCATGCCCGCCGTCGTCAGCTGCGTGCCTGGGCCCCTCTTCGCCACAGGCAGCGCCCACAAGAAGAAGCAGCGCCaacagcagcagggccag CCGCGGATCCGGCTGAAGGGTGGTGCGAAGGTTGGCGAGGGCCGCGTCGAGGTGCTCAAGAGCAGCGAGTGGGGCACAATATGTGACGACCGCTGGAACCTGCTGTCAGCCAGTGTGGTGTGCCGCGAGCTAGGCTTCGGCAGCGCCAAGGAGGCCCTCACCGGGGCACGCATGGGTCAAG GTATGGGGCCCATCCACATGAACGAGGTGCAGTGCCTTGGCACCGAGAAGTCCCTTTGGAGCTGCCCCTTCAAGAACATCACGCAGGAGGACTGCAAGCACACGGAGGACGCGGCCGTCCGCTGCAACATCCCCTACATGGGCTACGAGAACCTG ATTCGGCTGAGTGGGGGCCGGAGCCGCTTCGAGGGGCGGGTCGAGGTGGCGGTGGGGGCTGGTGACGGGGACCAGCACCGCTGGGGTCTGGTCTGCGGCGAAGGCTGGGGTACGCTGGAGGCGATGGTGGCCTGTCGCCAGCTGGGTCTGGGATTCGCTAACCACGGCTTACAA ATCCGCCTAGCCAGCGGGAGGACGGTGTTTGAGGGCCGCGTGGAGGTGAAGCGAGGCAGTAAGTGGGGCACAGTGTGCAGCGATGGCTGGACCACCAAGGAGGCGATGGTGGCCTGTCGCCAGCTCGGCCTGGGCTACTCCTTGCATGCAGTGACG gagaCATGGTACTGGGACACCAGCAATGTGACAGAGATGGTGCTGAGTGGGGTGAAGTGCGCCGGCCATGAGATGTCCCTGAGCCACTGCCAGCACCACGGCACCAGCCTGAACTGCAGGAACACGGGCACGCGCTTCGCTGCAGGCGTCATCTGCTCCGAGA ctgcctccgACCTGCTGCTGCACGCCCCACTGGTGCAGGAGACGGCATACATCGAGGACCGGCCGCTGCACATGTTGTACTGTGCCGCCGAGGAGAACTGCCTCTCCAGCTCGGCCCGCCTGGCCAACTGGCCCTACGGGCACCGTCGCCTGCTCCGCTTCTCCTCCCAGATCCACAACAACGGCCGCGCCGACTTCCGCCCCAAGGCTGGCCGGCACTCCTGGGTCTGGCACGAGTGCCACCG GCACTACCACAGCATGGATATCTTCACACACTATGACATCCTGACCCCCAATGGCACCAAGGTGGCGGAGGGACACAAGGCCAGCTTCTGCCTTGAGGACACTGAGTGTGAGGAAG ACGTGGCCAAGCGGTATGAATGTGCCAACTTTGGGGAGCAGGGCATCACTGTGGGCTGCTGGGACCTGTACCGGCACGACATTGACTGCCAGTGGATCGACATCACTGATGTCAAGCCAGGCAACTACATTCTGCAG GTCGTGATCAACCCCAACTTTGAGGTGGCAGAGAGCGACTTCACCAACAATGCCATGAAATGCAACTGCAAGTACGACGGGCACCGCATCTGGGTGCACAGCTGCCACATCG GCGATGCGCTCAGCGAGGAGGCCAACAAGCGGTTTGAGCAGTACCCAGGTCAGCTGAACAACCAGATCTCGTAG
- the LOXL3 gene encoding lysyl oxidase homolog 3 isoform X5, with the protein MGSCGTWAWQELLVLLSSVWLWVGSAQPTPPGPTHTPGPQLKFRLAGYPRKHNEGRVEVFYNDEWGTICDDDFTLANAHVLCRHLGFVAATGWAHSAKYGKGVGRIWLDNVNCAGGEKSIGDCKHRGWGNSDCSHEEDAGVICKDERIPGFKDSNVIETEQNHVEEVRLRPVVSGARRQLPVTEGIVEVRYKDGWAQICDEGWDSQNSRVVCGMMGFPAEKKVNRNFYKLFTERQQLNYRLHSVSCTGTEVHLSMCTFEFYQGNASAACGAGMPAVVSCVPGPLFATGSAHKKKQRQQQQGQPRIRLKGGAKVGEGRVEVLKSSEWGTICDDRWNLLSASVVCRELGFGSAKEALTGARMGQGMGPIHMNEVQCLGTEKSLWSCPFKNITQEDCKHTEDAAVRCNIPYMGYENLIRLSGGRSRFEGRVEVAVGAGDGDQHRWGLVCGEGWGTLEAMVACRQLGLGFANHGLQETWYWDTSNVTEMVLSGVKCAGHEMSLSHCQHHGTSLNCRNTGTRFAAGVICSETASDLLLHAPLVQETAYIEDRPLHMLYCAAEENCLSSSARLANWPYGHRRLLRFSSQIHNNGRADFRPKAGRHSWVWHECHRHYHSMDIFTHYDILTPNGTKVAEGHKASFCLEDTECEEDVAKRYECANFGEQGITVGCWDLYRHDIDCQWIDITDVKPGNYILQVVINPNFEVAESDFTNNAMKCNCKYDGHRIWVHSCHIGDALSEEANKRFEQYPGQLNNQIS; encoded by the exons ATGGGAAGCTGCGGCACGTGGGcatggcaggagctgctggtgctgctgagcagcgTGTGGCTGTGGGTGGGCAGCGCCCAGCCCACCCCCCCGGgccccacacacacccccggACCCCAGCTGAAGTTTCGCCTGGCTGGCTACCCACGCAAGCACAACGAGGGCCGTGTCGAGGTCTTCTACAATGATGAGTGGGGCACCATCTGTGACGACGACTTCACGCTGGCCAACGCGCATGTGCTGTGCCGGCACCTCGGCTTTGTGGCTGCCACTGGCTGGGCCCACAGCGCCAAGTACGGCAAAGGCGTCG GGCGGATCTGGCTGGACAATGTGAATTGTGCCGGAGGTGAGAAGAGCATTGGAGACTGCAAACACCGGGGCTGGGGCAACAGCGACTGCAGCCATGAGGAAGACGCGGGTGTCATCTGCAAGGACGAGCGCATCCCAGGCTTCAAGGACTCCAACGTCATCGAG ACCGAGCAGAACCACGTGGAGGAGGTCCGCCTGCGGCCGGTGGTGTCCGGGGCCCGGAGGCAGCTGCCGGTGACAGAAGGCATCGTGGAGGTGCGCTACAAGGATGGCTGGGCACAGATCTGCGACGAGGGCTGGGACAGCCAGAACAGCCGTGTCGTCTGCGGCATGATGGGCTTCCCTGCTGAGAAGAAGGTGAACAGGAACTTCTACAA GCTCTTCACGGAGCGGCAGCAGCTCAACTACCGCCTGCACTCTGTGTCCTGCACGGGGACGGAGGTGCACCTCTCCATGTGCACCTTTGAGTTCTACCAAGGCAACGCCTCGGCCGCCTGCGGGGCCGGCATGCCCGCCGTCGTCAGCTGCGTGCCTGGGCCCCTCTTCGCCACAGGCAGCGCCCACAAGAAGAAGCAGCGCCaacagcagcagggccag CCGCGGATCCGGCTGAAGGGTGGTGCGAAGGTTGGCGAGGGCCGCGTCGAGGTGCTCAAGAGCAGCGAGTGGGGCACAATATGTGACGACCGCTGGAACCTGCTGTCAGCCAGTGTGGTGTGCCGCGAGCTAGGCTTCGGCAGCGCCAAGGAGGCCCTCACCGGGGCACGCATGGGTCAAG GTATGGGGCCCATCCACATGAACGAGGTGCAGTGCCTTGGCACCGAGAAGTCCCTTTGGAGCTGCCCCTTCAAGAACATCACGCAGGAGGACTGCAAGCACACGGAGGACGCGGCCGTCCGCTGCAACATCCCCTACATGGGCTACGAGAACCTG ATTCGGCTGAGTGGGGGCCGGAGCCGCTTCGAGGGGCGGGTCGAGGTGGCGGTGGGGGCTGGTGACGGGGACCAGCACCGCTGGGGTCTGGTCTGCGGCGAAGGCTGGGGTACGCTGGAGGCGATGGTGGCCTGTCGCCAGCTGGGTCTGGGATTCGCTAACCACGGCTTACAA gagaCATGGTACTGGGACACCAGCAATGTGACAGAGATGGTGCTGAGTGGGGTGAAGTGCGCCGGCCATGAGATGTCCCTGAGCCACTGCCAGCACCACGGCACCAGCCTGAACTGCAGGAACACGGGCACGCGCTTCGCTGCAGGCGTCATCTGCTCCGAGA ctgcctccgACCTGCTGCTGCACGCCCCACTGGTGCAGGAGACGGCATACATCGAGGACCGGCCGCTGCACATGTTGTACTGTGCCGCCGAGGAGAACTGCCTCTCCAGCTCGGCCCGCCTGGCCAACTGGCCCTACGGGCACCGTCGCCTGCTCCGCTTCTCCTCCCAGATCCACAACAACGGCCGCGCCGACTTCCGCCCCAAGGCTGGCCGGCACTCCTGGGTCTGGCACGAGTGCCACCG GCACTACCACAGCATGGATATCTTCACACACTATGACATCCTGACCCCCAATGGCACCAAGGTGGCGGAGGGACACAAGGCCAGCTTCTGCCTTGAGGACACTGAGTGTGAGGAAG ACGTGGCCAAGCGGTATGAATGTGCCAACTTTGGGGAGCAGGGCATCACTGTGGGCTGCTGGGACCTGTACCGGCACGACATTGACTGCCAGTGGATCGACATCACTGATGTCAAGCCAGGCAACTACATTCTGCAG GTCGTGATCAACCCCAACTTTGAGGTGGCAGAGAGCGACTTCACCAACAATGCCATGAAATGCAACTGCAAGTACGACGGGCACCGCATCTGGGTGCACAGCTGCCACATCG GCGATGCGCTCAGCGAGGAGGCCAACAAGCGGTTTGAGCAGTACCCAGGTCAGCTGAACAACCAGATCTCGTAG
- the LOXL3 gene encoding lysyl oxidase homolog 3 isoform X3, whose amino-acid sequence MGSCGTWAWQELLVLLSSVWLWVGSAQPTPPGPTHTPGPQLKFRLAGYPRKHNEGRVEVFYNDEWGTICDDDFTLANAHVLCRHLGFVAATGWAHSAKYGKGVGRIWLDNVNCAGGEKSIGDCKHRGWGNSDCSHEEDAGVICKDERIPGFKDSNVIETEQNHVEEVRLRPVVSGARRQLPVTEGIVEVRYKDGWAQICDEGWDSQNSRVVCGMMGFPAEKKVNRNFYKLASKSQPKQKRREDVGSKKRLFTERQQLNYRLHSVSCTGTEVHLSMCTFEFYQGNASAACGAGMPAVVSCVPGPLFATGSAHKKKQRQQQQGQPRIRLKGGAKVGEGRVEVLKSSEWGTICDDRWNLLSASVVCRELGFGSAKEALTGARMGQGMGPIHMNEVQCLGTEKSLWSCPFKNITQEDCKHTEDAAVRCNIPYMGYENLIRLSGGRSRFEGRVEVAVGAGDGDQHRWGLVCGEGWGTLEAMVACRQLGLGFANHGLQETWYWDTSNVTEMVLSGVKCAGHEMSLSHCQHHGTSLNCRNTGTRFAAGVICSETASDLLLHAPLVQETAYIEDRPLHMLYCAAEENCLSSSARLANWPYGHRRLLRFSSQIHNNGRADFRPKAGRHSWVWHECHRHYHSMDIFTHYDILTPNGTKVAEGHKASFCLEDTECEEDVAKRYECANFGEQGITVGCWDLYRHDIDCQWIDITDVKPGNYILQVVINPNFEVAESDFTNNAMKCNCKYDGHRIWVHSCHIGDALSEEANKRFEQYPGQLNNQIS is encoded by the exons ATGGGAAGCTGCGGCACGTGGGcatggcaggagctgctggtgctgctgagcagcgTGTGGCTGTGGGTGGGCAGCGCCCAGCCCACCCCCCCGGgccccacacacacccccggACCCCAGCTGAAGTTTCGCCTGGCTGGCTACCCACGCAAGCACAACGAGGGCCGTGTCGAGGTCTTCTACAATGATGAGTGGGGCACCATCTGTGACGACGACTTCACGCTGGCCAACGCGCATGTGCTGTGCCGGCACCTCGGCTTTGTGGCTGCCACTGGCTGGGCCCACAGCGCCAAGTACGGCAAAGGCGTCG GGCGGATCTGGCTGGACAATGTGAATTGTGCCGGAGGTGAGAAGAGCATTGGAGACTGCAAACACCGGGGCTGGGGCAACAGCGACTGCAGCCATGAGGAAGACGCGGGTGTCATCTGCAAGGACGAGCGCATCCCAGGCTTCAAGGACTCCAACGTCATCGAG ACCGAGCAGAACCACGTGGAGGAGGTCCGCCTGCGGCCGGTGGTGTCCGGGGCCCGGAGGCAGCTGCCGGTGACAGAAGGCATCGTGGAGGTGCGCTACAAGGATGGCTGGGCACAGATCTGCGACGAGGGCTGGGACAGCCAGAACAGCCGTGTCGTCTGCGGCATGATGGGCTTCCCTGCTGAGAAGAAGGTGAACAGGAACTTCTACAA gctgGCCTCCAAATCTCAGCCTAAACAAAAGCGCAGAGAGGACGTAGGGTCCAAGAAGAG GCTCTTCACGGAGCGGCAGCAGCTCAACTACCGCCTGCACTCTGTGTCCTGCACGGGGACGGAGGTGCACCTCTCCATGTGCACCTTTGAGTTCTACCAAGGCAACGCCTCGGCCGCCTGCGGGGCCGGCATGCCCGCCGTCGTCAGCTGCGTGCCTGGGCCCCTCTTCGCCACAGGCAGCGCCCACAAGAAGAAGCAGCGCCaacagcagcagggccag CCGCGGATCCGGCTGAAGGGTGGTGCGAAGGTTGGCGAGGGCCGCGTCGAGGTGCTCAAGAGCAGCGAGTGGGGCACAATATGTGACGACCGCTGGAACCTGCTGTCAGCCAGTGTGGTGTGCCGCGAGCTAGGCTTCGGCAGCGCCAAGGAGGCCCTCACCGGGGCACGCATGGGTCAAG GTATGGGGCCCATCCACATGAACGAGGTGCAGTGCCTTGGCACCGAGAAGTCCCTTTGGAGCTGCCCCTTCAAGAACATCACGCAGGAGGACTGCAAGCACACGGAGGACGCGGCCGTCCGCTGCAACATCCCCTACATGGGCTACGAGAACCTG ATTCGGCTGAGTGGGGGCCGGAGCCGCTTCGAGGGGCGGGTCGAGGTGGCGGTGGGGGCTGGTGACGGGGACCAGCACCGCTGGGGTCTGGTCTGCGGCGAAGGCTGGGGTACGCTGGAGGCGATGGTGGCCTGTCGCCAGCTGGGTCTGGGATTCGCTAACCACGGCTTACAA gagaCATGGTACTGGGACACCAGCAATGTGACAGAGATGGTGCTGAGTGGGGTGAAGTGCGCCGGCCATGAGATGTCCCTGAGCCACTGCCAGCACCACGGCACCAGCCTGAACTGCAGGAACACGGGCACGCGCTTCGCTGCAGGCGTCATCTGCTCCGAGA ctgcctccgACCTGCTGCTGCACGCCCCACTGGTGCAGGAGACGGCATACATCGAGGACCGGCCGCTGCACATGTTGTACTGTGCCGCCGAGGAGAACTGCCTCTCCAGCTCGGCCCGCCTGGCCAACTGGCCCTACGGGCACCGTCGCCTGCTCCGCTTCTCCTCCCAGATCCACAACAACGGCCGCGCCGACTTCCGCCCCAAGGCTGGCCGGCACTCCTGGGTCTGGCACGAGTGCCACCG GCACTACCACAGCATGGATATCTTCACACACTATGACATCCTGACCCCCAATGGCACCAAGGTGGCGGAGGGACACAAGGCCAGCTTCTGCCTTGAGGACACTGAGTGTGAGGAAG ACGTGGCCAAGCGGTATGAATGTGCCAACTTTGGGGAGCAGGGCATCACTGTGGGCTGCTGGGACCTGTACCGGCACGACATTGACTGCCAGTGGATCGACATCACTGATGTCAAGCCAGGCAACTACATTCTGCAG GTCGTGATCAACCCCAACTTTGAGGTGGCAGAGAGCGACTTCACCAACAATGCCATGAAATGCAACTGCAAGTACGACGGGCACCGCATCTGGGTGCACAGCTGCCACATCG GCGATGCGCTCAGCGAGGAGGCCAACAAGCGGTTTGAGCAGTACCCAGGTCAGCTGAACAACCAGATCTCGTAG
- the LOXL3 gene encoding lysyl oxidase homolog 3 isoform X4: MGSCGTWAWQELLVLLSSVWLWVGSAQPTPPGPTHTPGPQLKFRLAGYPRKHNEGRVEVFYNDEWGTICDDDFTLANAHVLCRHLGFVAATGWAHSAKYGKGVGRIWLDNVNCAGGEKSIGDCKHRGWGNSDCSHEEDAGVICKDERIPGFKDSNVIETEQNHVEEVRLRPVVSGARRQLPVTEGIVEVRYKDGWAQICDEGWDSQNSRVVCGMMGFPAEKKVNRNFYKLASKSQPKQKRREDVGSKKRLFTERQQLNYRLHSVSCTGTEVHLSMCTFEFYQGNASAACGAGMPAVVSCVPGPLFATGSAHKKKQRQQQQGQPRIRLKGGAKVGEGRVEVLKSSEWGTICDDRWNLLSASVVCRELGFGSAKEALTGARMGQGMGPIHMNEVQCLGTEKSLWSCPFKNITQEDCKHTEDAAVRCNIPYMGYENLIRLASGRTVFEGRVEVKRGSKWGTVCSDGWTTKEAMVACRQLGLGYSLHAVTETWYWDTSNVTEMVLSGVKCAGHEMSLSHCQHHGTSLNCRNTGTRFAAGVICSETASDLLLHAPLVQETAYIEDRPLHMLYCAAEENCLSSSARLANWPYGHRRLLRFSSQIHNNGRADFRPKAGRHSWVWHECHRHYHSMDIFTHYDILTPNGTKVAEGHKASFCLEDTECEEDVAKRYECANFGEQGITVGCWDLYRHDIDCQWIDITDVKPGNYILQVVINPNFEVAESDFTNNAMKCNCKYDGHRIWVHSCHIGDALSEEANKRFEQYPGQLNNQIS; this comes from the exons ATGGGAAGCTGCGGCACGTGGGcatggcaggagctgctggtgctgctgagcagcgTGTGGCTGTGGGTGGGCAGCGCCCAGCCCACCCCCCCGGgccccacacacacccccggACCCCAGCTGAAGTTTCGCCTGGCTGGCTACCCACGCAAGCACAACGAGGGCCGTGTCGAGGTCTTCTACAATGATGAGTGGGGCACCATCTGTGACGACGACTTCACGCTGGCCAACGCGCATGTGCTGTGCCGGCACCTCGGCTTTGTGGCTGCCACTGGCTGGGCCCACAGCGCCAAGTACGGCAAAGGCGTCG GGCGGATCTGGCTGGACAATGTGAATTGTGCCGGAGGTGAGAAGAGCATTGGAGACTGCAAACACCGGGGCTGGGGCAACAGCGACTGCAGCCATGAGGAAGACGCGGGTGTCATCTGCAAGGACGAGCGCATCCCAGGCTTCAAGGACTCCAACGTCATCGAG ACCGAGCAGAACCACGTGGAGGAGGTCCGCCTGCGGCCGGTGGTGTCCGGGGCCCGGAGGCAGCTGCCGGTGACAGAAGGCATCGTGGAGGTGCGCTACAAGGATGGCTGGGCACAGATCTGCGACGAGGGCTGGGACAGCCAGAACAGCCGTGTCGTCTGCGGCATGATGGGCTTCCCTGCTGAGAAGAAGGTGAACAGGAACTTCTACAA gctgGCCTCCAAATCTCAGCCTAAACAAAAGCGCAGAGAGGACGTAGGGTCCAAGAAGAG GCTCTTCACGGAGCGGCAGCAGCTCAACTACCGCCTGCACTCTGTGTCCTGCACGGGGACGGAGGTGCACCTCTCCATGTGCACCTTTGAGTTCTACCAAGGCAACGCCTCGGCCGCCTGCGGGGCCGGCATGCCCGCCGTCGTCAGCTGCGTGCCTGGGCCCCTCTTCGCCACAGGCAGCGCCCACAAGAAGAAGCAGCGCCaacagcagcagggccag CCGCGGATCCGGCTGAAGGGTGGTGCGAAGGTTGGCGAGGGCCGCGTCGAGGTGCTCAAGAGCAGCGAGTGGGGCACAATATGTGACGACCGCTGGAACCTGCTGTCAGCCAGTGTGGTGTGCCGCGAGCTAGGCTTCGGCAGCGCCAAGGAGGCCCTCACCGGGGCACGCATGGGTCAAG GTATGGGGCCCATCCACATGAACGAGGTGCAGTGCCTTGGCACCGAGAAGTCCCTTTGGAGCTGCCCCTTCAAGAACATCACGCAGGAGGACTGCAAGCACACGGAGGACGCGGCCGTCCGCTGCAACATCCCCTACATGGGCTACGAGAACCTG ATCCGCCTAGCCAGCGGGAGGACGGTGTTTGAGGGCCGCGTGGAGGTGAAGCGAGGCAGTAAGTGGGGCACAGTGTGCAGCGATGGCTGGACCACCAAGGAGGCGATGGTGGCCTGTCGCCAGCTCGGCCTGGGCTACTCCTTGCATGCAGTGACG gagaCATGGTACTGGGACACCAGCAATGTGACAGAGATGGTGCTGAGTGGGGTGAAGTGCGCCGGCCATGAGATGTCCCTGAGCCACTGCCAGCACCACGGCACCAGCCTGAACTGCAGGAACACGGGCACGCGCTTCGCTGCAGGCGTCATCTGCTCCGAGA ctgcctccgACCTGCTGCTGCACGCCCCACTGGTGCAGGAGACGGCATACATCGAGGACCGGCCGCTGCACATGTTGTACTGTGCCGCCGAGGAGAACTGCCTCTCCAGCTCGGCCCGCCTGGCCAACTGGCCCTACGGGCACCGTCGCCTGCTCCGCTTCTCCTCCCAGATCCACAACAACGGCCGCGCCGACTTCCGCCCCAAGGCTGGCCGGCACTCCTGGGTCTGGCACGAGTGCCACCG GCACTACCACAGCATGGATATCTTCACACACTATGACATCCTGACCCCCAATGGCACCAAGGTGGCGGAGGGACACAAGGCCAGCTTCTGCCTTGAGGACACTGAGTGTGAGGAAG ACGTGGCCAAGCGGTATGAATGTGCCAACTTTGGGGAGCAGGGCATCACTGTGGGCTGCTGGGACCTGTACCGGCACGACATTGACTGCCAGTGGATCGACATCACTGATGTCAAGCCAGGCAACTACATTCTGCAG GTCGTGATCAACCCCAACTTTGAGGTGGCAGAGAGCGACTTCACCAACAATGCCATGAAATGCAACTGCAAGTACGACGGGCACCGCATCTGGGTGCACAGCTGCCACATCG GCGATGCGCTCAGCGAGGAGGCCAACAAGCGGTTTGAGCAGTACCCAGGTCAGCTGAACAACCAGATCTCGTAG